In one Arenibacter antarcticus genomic region, the following are encoded:
- a CDS encoding GNAT family N-acetyltransferase, which produces MKIVIANDSHFKYAEIICDTIAESAKVRGTGIAKRTPEYIQKRLHNGNAIIALDGDKFAGFCYIEVWGHEKFVANSGLIVHPDYRNQGLAKKIKKEIFDLSRSKFPDAKIFGITTGLAVMKMNYELGYKPVTFSELTTDPEFWKGCQTCKNFDILTRTEQKMCLCTGMLYDPVIKAKENSTEKINSKAFKRLKSIKESLFLSKKTK; this is translated from the coding sequence ATGAAGATTGTTATTGCTAACGACTCCCATTTTAAATATGCCGAAATCATCTGTGATACTATTGCCGAATCGGCAAAGGTACGCGGTACTGGGATTGCAAAACGTACCCCAGAGTATATTCAAAAAAGACTTCATAACGGAAACGCCATAATTGCATTGGACGGTGATAAATTTGCCGGGTTCTGCTATATAGAGGTCTGGGGACACGAGAAATTCGTAGCTAACTCGGGACTCATCGTTCACCCGGATTACAGAAATCAAGGATTGGCCAAAAAGATAAAGAAAGAGATTTTTGATCTTTCGCGATCTAAGTTTCCCGATGCTAAAATATTTGGTATCACTACCGGATTGGCAGTGATGAAGATGAACTACGAATTGGGCTATAAACCAGTTACCTTTTCCGAACTCACTACAGATCCAGAATTTTGGAAAGGGTGCCAGACCTGTAAGAACTTTGATATCCTGACCAGAACGGAACAGAAAATGTGCCTCTGTACAGGGATGCTATACGACCCCGTAATAAAAGCAAAGGAAAACAGCACGGAAAAGATAAATTCCAAGGCTTTTAAACGATTGAAAAGTATTAAAGAAAGCCTATTTCTAAGTAAAAAAACTAAATAA
- the argC gene encoding N-acetyl-gamma-glutamyl-phosphate reductase, with protein MIKVGIIGGSGYTGGELIRILLNHPNTEINFVYSTTRANKKITTAHPDLLGVTDLKFTGTVNPDVDAVFLCLGHGNSTKFLKENQFSKDTRIIDLSNDFRLAADSILDGKTFVYGLPELKKDEIKTARHIANPGCFATAIQLALLPLAQAKLLENPVHINAVTGSTGAGVSLSPTSHYSWRNNNVSWYKPFTHQHLGEIEENLHSLQQDTGELFFLPNRGNFTRGIMATAYTDFKGSLEEAYALYADFYKDAAFTQVTEEDINLKQVVNTNQCHIHLHKHNNTLLITSAIDNLLKGASGQAVQNMNLAFGFEENAGLQLKAGVF; from the coding sequence ATGATTAAAGTAGGAATCATAGGGGGATCGGGATATACCGGCGGCGAGCTCATCAGAATACTTTTGAACCATCCCAATACGGAAATCAACTTTGTCTACAGCACCACTAGAGCCAACAAGAAAATTACAACCGCTCATCCTGACCTTTTGGGGGTAACGGACCTAAAGTTCACTGGCACCGTAAACCCTGATGTAGATGCTGTATTCCTTTGTCTTGGTCATGGAAATTCTACCAAATTTCTTAAGGAAAATCAATTTTCCAAGGATACTAGGATCATAGATTTAAGTAACGACTTTAGGTTGGCGGCAGATTCTATTTTGGATGGTAAAACTTTTGTTTATGGCCTACCAGAATTAAAAAAAGACGAAATTAAAACTGCAAGGCACATTGCCAATCCAGGTTGTTTTGCCACAGCTATACAATTAGCATTGTTGCCATTGGCACAGGCAAAATTATTAGAAAACCCGGTTCATATTAATGCTGTAACTGGAAGTACCGGAGCAGGAGTAAGCCTTTCTCCTACATCTCATTACAGCTGGAGAAACAACAATGTATCATGGTACAAACCCTTTACCCATCAACACCTTGGGGAAATAGAGGAAAACTTGCATAGCCTACAACAAGACACTGGCGAACTGTTCTTTCTGCCCAATAGGGGGAATTTTACTAGGGGAATCATGGCAACCGCATATACGGATTTCAAAGGAAGCCTAGAGGAGGCCTATGCCCTGTATGCCGATTTTTATAAGGATGCCGCATTTACCCAGGTAACGGAAGAGGACATCAACCTAAAACAGGTTGTGAATACCAACCAATGCCATATTCATTTGCACAAACACAATAATACCCTCCTGATTACCTCCGCCATAGACAACCTCTTAAAAGGAGCATCGGGACAGGCGGTACAAAATATGAACCTAGCCTTTGGATTTGAAGAAAATGCAGGATTGCAATTAAAAGCAGGCGTATTTTAA
- the argG gene encoding argininosuccinate synthase, translating into MKKLVLAYSGGLDTSYCAKYLSKDQGFEVHAVSVNTGGFSNEEIDSIHKKALELGATSYTSIDAVQTFYEKVVKYLIFGNVLKNNTYPLSVSAERIVQAIEIVNHAKKVGAKYIAHGSTGAGNDQVRFDMIFQIIAPEIEIITPIRDNKLAREAEIEYLKSNGVDYPWEKAKYSINRGLWGTSVGGDETLTSHKSLPDSAYPSQLQQTEPTQITLSFHKGELIALDGENDTPVNNIVKLEAIASKYAIGRDIHVGDTIIGIKGRVGFEAPASLIIIKAHHLLEKHTLSKWQQFQKEQQGNFYGMLLHEGNYLDEVMRNIEVFLTDTQKNVSGDVFVSLHPYRFELNGISSPHDLMNASFGSYGEMNKGWTADDAKGFIKILSNSGKIYNHVNPQND; encoded by the coding sequence ATGAAAAAATTAGTATTGGCCTACAGTGGAGGATTAGACACCTCATATTGCGCAAAATATTTATCAAAGGACCAAGGATTTGAAGTACATGCCGTAAGTGTTAACACTGGCGGATTTTCCAATGAGGAAATAGACAGTATCCACAAAAAGGCATTGGAATTAGGAGCTACTAGCTACACCTCTATAGATGCCGTGCAGACCTTTTATGAAAAGGTGGTAAAGTATTTAATTTTCGGGAATGTCCTGAAAAATAATACCTACCCGCTATCGGTAAGTGCAGAACGTATTGTACAGGCCATCGAAATTGTAAACCACGCTAAAAAGGTAGGTGCTAAATATATTGCCCACGGAAGTACCGGCGCCGGAAACGATCAGGTTAGATTTGATATGATCTTTCAGATTATTGCTCCTGAAATTGAGATTATTACCCCTATCCGAGATAATAAACTGGCTAGGGAAGCAGAAATTGAGTATTTAAAAAGCAATGGAGTAGATTATCCTTGGGAAAAAGCCAAGTACTCTATCAACCGAGGTCTTTGGGGTACCTCCGTGGGCGGGGACGAAACCCTTACTTCACACAAATCATTACCCGACAGTGCCTACCCTAGCCAATTACAGCAAACAGAACCCACCCAAATCACATTAAGCTTCCATAAAGGAGAACTAATTGCGTTGGATGGCGAAAACGACACCCCTGTAAACAATATTGTAAAGCTAGAAGCCATTGCCTCCAAATATGCCATTGGGCGCGATATTCATGTTGGTGACACCATTATTGGTATAAAAGGACGGGTAGGTTTTGAAGCTCCTGCATCTCTTATCATCATAAAGGCCCATCATTTATTAGAGAAACACACGCTTAGCAAATGGCAACAGTTTCAAAAGGAACAACAAGGGAATTTTTATGGTATGTTGTTGCACGAAGGAAACTATTTGGACGAGGTGATGCGGAATATAGAGGTATTCCTCACCGACACCCAGAAAAACGTATCGGGAGATGTCTTTGTTAGCCTCCATCCATACCGATTTGAACTCAATGGCATATCTTCTCCCCACGACCTAATGAACGCCTCTTTTGGCAGTTATGGGGAAATGAATAAAGGTTGGACTGCAGACGACGCCAAAGGTTTTATAAAGATACTTTCCAATTCGGGAAAAATATACAATCACGTAAATCCACAAAATGATTAA
- a CDS encoding glycosyltransferase 87 family protein has protein sequence MNKRAISYWKLHRFPILMVLTTILFYSVFGYHLPRTDFIKLITLYFALFFLCYKLIQFEKWNFKFLVVSGTLFRLVLLFSEPNLSQDFYRFVWDGQLIINGINPYLHLPKDLLLDIHRKIPNAMELYHGMGDLSASNFSNYPPLNQIIFAISTLLTGTSTMGSIIVMRIIVILADLGVLYFGRKLLQKLNKPTYLIFWYFLNPLVILELTGNLHFEGVMLFFFIWSLYLVHQNKWILAGVLYALSISIKLVPLIFLPLFIKYYGFKKSVLFYAVVGGVSILLALPFYAPEFITNYSQTIGLWFSNFEFNAGIYNLVKYIGVQWDAKPWELIKTYGKITPIIIISWVALITFIRNNKKVNTLIISMLWILSFYYFLSATVHPWYIIFLVLLSLFTEFRFPLIWSITIFLSYWAYSNPEYKESTILLIIEYIAVYGFMIYEIIRLQNKNLLFHKN, from the coding sequence ATGAATAAAAGAGCCATTTCTTATTGGAAGCTGCACAGATTTCCAATTTTAATGGTACTTACTACCATCCTGTTCTATAGTGTTTTCGGTTACCATTTACCACGAACAGATTTTATAAAACTAATTACCCTATATTTCGCCCTTTTCTTTTTATGCTATAAACTGATACAGTTTGAAAAATGGAATTTTAAATTTCTAGTTGTTTCTGGAACCTTGTTCAGGCTAGTACTACTTTTTTCCGAACCTAACCTCTCTCAGGATTTTTATAGGTTTGTTTGGGACGGGCAATTAATCATCAATGGCATTAATCCCTATTTGCATTTGCCCAAAGACCTACTCCTAGATATCCATCGTAAAATTCCCAATGCCATGGAATTGTATCACGGAATGGGCGACCTAAGTGCCTCCAATTTTAGTAATTACCCCCCATTAAACCAGATTATTTTTGCGATATCTACCTTACTAACAGGCACTAGTACAATGGGCAGTATAATAGTCATGCGTATTATTGTAATTCTTGCCGATTTAGGGGTCCTCTATTTTGGACGCAAGTTGCTTCAGAAGCTCAATAAACCCACATATCTTATATTTTGGTATTTCTTAAATCCATTGGTCATCCTGGAACTGACAGGAAATCTTCATTTTGAAGGAGTAATGCTATTCTTTTTTATTTGGTCCTTATACCTCGTACATCAAAATAAATGGATTTTGGCCGGGGTACTATATGCCCTATCTATTTCCATTAAGCTTGTCCCCTTAATATTTCTACCCCTTTTTATAAAATACTATGGCTTTAAAAAAAGTGTGCTGTTCTATGCCGTGGTGGGCGGAGTTTCCATTTTGCTAGCCCTCCCCTTTTACGCGCCAGAATTTATCACCAATTATTCCCAGACTATAGGACTGTGGTTTTCCAATTTTGAGTTTAATGCAGGAATTTATAATCTCGTAAAATACATTGGAGTCCAGTGGGACGCAAAGCCATGGGAACTCATTAAAACTTATGGAAAAATTACTCCGATCATAATTATTAGCTGGGTCGCCTTAATCACTTTCATCCGGAACAACAAAAAAGTGAACACGCTAATAATTTCCATGTTATGGATCCTTAGTTTCTATTATTTCTTGTCCGCCACCGTACACCCATGGTACATTATATTTCTGGTACTCCTTAGCCTGTTTACAGAATTTAGATTCCCGTTAATATGGTCTATTACTATTTTTTTAAGCTATTGGGCCTACTCTAATCCAGAATATAAGGAAAGTACCATATTACTGATCATTGAATATATTGCAGTATATGGTTTTATGATTTATGAAATTATTAGATTACAAAATAAAAATCTGCTATTCCACAAAAATTGA
- the proC gene encoding pyrroline-5-carboxylate reductase — MKIAIIGAGNLGLSIAKGILSTNGATSMILTKRNLGDLKEIEKYGIVSITSDNKEAVSKADILIFAVQPGHFVKILAEVKDLLTEKHVIISTITGFSIARMEEIIGPDHYIIRAMPNTAISVGKSMTCICSNEKGQKRIELAKAIFNRMGHSMQIPEDQMQAATVICASGIAFWMRLIRATTQGAIQLGFDAKEAQELAMHTCNGAASLLIESDSHPEREIDKVTTPRGCTISGLNEMEHQGLSSSLIRGIIASFDKINEIKKA; from the coding sequence ATGAAAATAGCCATAATAGGGGCCGGAAATTTAGGATTGTCCATTGCCAAGGGCATTTTGAGCACCAATGGGGCCACCTCTATGATCCTTACCAAGAGGAATTTGGGCGACTTGAAGGAAATTGAAAAATATGGAATTGTAAGTATCACCTCCGACAACAAAGAGGCGGTCAGCAAAGCCGATATCCTGATTTTTGCGGTTCAACCTGGGCATTTTGTAAAAATTTTGGCAGAGGTTAAGGACCTCCTTACGGAAAAACACGTAATCATTTCTACCATTACAGGCTTCAGCATTGCTAGAATGGAAGAAATTATTGGGCCAGACCATTATATTATTAGGGCCATGCCCAATACAGCCATTTCTGTCGGAAAATCCATGACCTGTATTTGTAGCAATGAGAAAGGGCAAAAGCGAATAGAGTTGGCCAAAGCCATTTTCAATAGAATGGGGCATTCTATGCAAATTCCCGAAGATCAGATGCAGGCTGCAACAGTAATCTGCGCCAGTGGAATTGCCTTTTGGATGCGACTGATACGTGCTACAACCCAAGGGGCTATACAGTTGGGATTCGATGCCAAAGAAGCACAGGAGTTGGCGATGCATACCTGTAATGGAGCGGCAAGCTTGTTAATTGAGTCGGATAGTCATCCAGAACGAGAAATTGACAAGGTTACCACACCCAGAGGATGTACCATATCCGGACTTAATGAAATGGAACACCAAGGCCTTAGTTCTTCCCTGATCAGGGGAATTATAGCCTCCTTCGATAAAATAAACGAAATTAAAAAGGCGTAG